ATAAATATTTTCTGATGAAAATTTATTTGAAGTAGCTTTGACCATGCAAAAACATCATTACCTGAAAATAATCGCGTTATTCTGTATCCTGCTGAGTTGCAAAGAAGCCAGCCGAGAGGAAACGCAAGCTCAAAAAACAGAAAAGGAAAAGACCGAGCATCGAGAAATCATTAACATCAAATACGCTACTGGATTTCAAATTGAGCCTATTGATGAAGGATATTTGCTGACCATTACCAATCCCTGGCCAGAGGCTGATCAAGATTATCACTACTTGCTCACCACAAGTGATGAAGTTCAAGATCAAAATGCCGTAAAAATTCAAATTCCCATAAAACGGTTTATCGCAACGAGTACCACGCATGTTCCACCACTGGTTCTTTTAGGAAAAGAGCAAACCTTAAAAGCCTTCCCCTCGACAGATTATATTTCAAGTCCTGAAGTGCGTAAATTGATTGATGAAGGAGAAATCACAGATTTGGGAATCGATAGCAGTATGGATGTAGAAGCTATACTTCTCGCCCAGCCTGACCTGGTGATGGGTTATGGTGTGAGCAATGAGAACGCTATCTATAAAAAGGTTCAACAAGCTGGAGTTCCCTTAATTTATAATGGAGATTGGGTCGAGCCACACCCATTAGGCAAGGCAGAATGGATCAAAGTATATGGGCTGTTGTATGATCGCTATGACGAGGCACTCAAAATATTCAATCAGATTGAGCGTGATTATTTAAATGTCAAAAAACAAGTGAGAAATCTTGATCAACCCACAGTAATAGCTGGTGCCACGTGGAAAGACACCTGGTACCTGCCCTATGGCGACAGCTGGCAGGGAAAAATTCTCAAAGATGCAGGTGGTGATTACATTTATGCCGATACCAGCGGTACGGGATCACTCGCCTACAACATAGAACAAGTCTTAGCAGACGCCCGCACCGCCGATTTTTGGATCGCTCCGGGTCAGTACACCAGCTATGAGAAAATGAGACATGATCAAAACGCTTACACCCTATTTAAGGCATTTGAAGAAAGGAATGTTTACACCTTTGCCAAAAACAAGGGTGCTAAGGGAGGTGTGACTTATTATGAAGAAGCTGCCATGCGACCCGATCTGGTTTTGAAGGATTTAGTGAAGATCTTGCACCCTGAGATGGAGTTAGATCACAAGTTGTATTTCTTCAGTCCGCTGGATAAGTAGTTTCAATCAAAAAAAGCTATTAATATTACGAGCTGGGAAACCAGCTTATAT
This genomic interval from Nonlabens spongiae contains the following:
- a CDS encoding ABC transporter substrate-binding protein; protein product: MQKHHYLKIIALFCILLSCKEASREETQAQKTEKEKTEHREIINIKYATGFQIEPIDEGYLLTITNPWPEADQDYHYLLTTSDEVQDQNAVKIQIPIKRFIATSTTHVPPLVLLGKEQTLKAFPSTDYISSPEVRKLIDEGEITDLGIDSSMDVEAILLAQPDLVMGYGVSNENAIYKKVQQAGVPLIYNGDWVEPHPLGKAEWIKVYGLLYDRYDEALKIFNQIERDYLNVKKQVRNLDQPTVIAGATWKDTWYLPYGDSWQGKILKDAGGDYIYADTSGTGSLAYNIEQVLADARTADFWIAPGQYTSYEKMRHDQNAYTLFKAFEERNVYTFAKNKGAKGGVTYYEEAAMRPDLVLKDLVKILHPEMELDHKLYFFSPLDK